One part of the Dyadobacter sp. 676 genome encodes these proteins:
- a CDS encoding DUF1080 domain-containing protein, giving the protein MNCTKWKAFGKASVIALASLAFSNDAEAQKGKWVTLFDGKSLNGWHSWQQDKVLPQWKIEDGAVVLTEKGGKDLVTDKEYGDFELELEWKIAEGGNSGIIYHVVEDKKYCCPYSTGPEIQVLDDVKHPDAKAGKNGNHKAGSLYDMLPPTDFSAVKPAGEWNKARIVIKGGKGESWLNGKKVVEFPTQGAEWNKLVANSKFKTWEGFGAASKGKIALQDHGDKVSYRNIRIKEL; this is encoded by the coding sequence ATGAATTGTACAAAATGGAAGGCTTTCGGAAAAGCATCCGTTATCGCCCTGGCCTCCCTGGCCTTTTCAAACGACGCAGAAGCTCAAAAAGGAAAATGGGTTACCCTCTTCGACGGCAAAAGCCTGAATGGCTGGCATAGCTGGCAGCAGGATAAAGTGTTGCCGCAATGGAAAATCGAGGACGGCGCTGTGGTATTAACCGAAAAAGGTGGCAAAGACCTTGTTACCGACAAAGAATACGGCGATTTCGAGCTGGAACTCGAATGGAAAATCGCGGAAGGCGGTAATAGCGGGATCATTTACCATGTCGTAGAAGACAAAAAATACTGCTGCCCCTACTCGACCGGCCCGGAAATCCAGGTGCTGGACGATGTGAAGCATCCCGACGCAAAAGCAGGCAAAAACGGCAACCACAAAGCAGGCTCATTGTACGATATGCTGCCTCCAACCGACTTCTCGGCGGTAAAACCTGCCGGCGAATGGAACAAGGCGAGGATCGTCATCAAGGGTGGAAAAGGCGAAAGCTGGCTAAACGGTAAAAAAGTGGTGGAGTTCCCTACCCAGGGTGCTGAATGGAACAAACTCGTTGCCAACAGCAAGTTCAAAACCTGGGAAGGCTTCGGTGCGGCTTCCAAAGGGAAAATCGCATTGCAAGACCACGGCGACAAGGTTTCTTACCGCAACATCCGCATCAAGGAACTATAA
- a CDS encoding HIT family protein, which translates to MASIFSRIVAGEIPCHKIAETADFLAFLDAFPITKGHTLVIPKKEVDYLFDLDDELYTRLFRFAKSIVPALEKTVPCLRIGVSVIGLEVPHAHVHLLPLNSMADADFSKKIKTSQEELAALAEKIRNNL; encoded by the coding sequence ATGGCATCTATATTTTCAAGAATCGTAGCAGGCGAGATCCCTTGCCACAAAATAGCGGAAACAGCGGATTTTCTCGCATTTCTGGACGCTTTCCCCATAACAAAAGGGCATACGCTGGTTATCCCTAAGAAGGAAGTGGATTATCTTTTCGATCTCGACGACGAGCTGTACACCCGCCTGTTCCGGTTTGCCAAAAGCATTGTGCCCGCATTGGAGAAGACGGTGCCCTGCCTGCGGATCGGCGTGAGCGTAATTGGCCTGGAAGTGCCCCATGCACACGTTCATCTGCTTCCGCTGAACAGCATGGCGGATGCGGATTTTAGTAAAAAGATAAAAACCTCGCAGGAAGAATTGGCGGCGCTGGCCGAAAAAATCAGAAATAACTTGTGA